In a genomic window of uncultured Flavobacterium sp.:
- a CDS encoding polysaccharide biosynthesis C-terminal domain-containing protein translates to MSVTPSNRLGNKLFQETLIYSVGSFGSKVLSFLLLPLYTFFLTKKDLGEYDIFITTITLFVPLVSLQISDAAYRWLIDKDKENEYLKKQIITNTMLAFGAGFFLFSVFLLIYSELETFRYKGYFFSLMFLNCLLPILQSILRGEGHTKKFAVNGLLTTFLVIVFNVLFIYVLHLKVEGILLANVIAYTVACLLILFQINILKYFSFQALNKELLKEMCRYSLPLIPNLMSWWVIGSASKFIILHYLGAEANGVYAISSRFPSIIVIVNSIFVLPIQDGFLKKDIKLEDFSKLLVYFFKIEFSIIVILIVGAPIYTKYIVNSEFYESWRFMPFLYLGVGFNTLAALISLIYQKSRATAKITLTTILGGAISIGLCFLLVHRWGLYGISISYFLGFFIIYLLRYFDLKKELNLKINIFYCIIALIAIIALIFLMNILKFQYQLILFFIVSGLIVYLNKNLMLRYLKK, encoded by the coding sequence ATGAGCGTAACCCCTTCTAATCGTCTTGGAAATAAACTTTTTCAAGAAACCTTAATTTACTCTGTAGGAAGTTTTGGATCGAAAGTCCTTTCTTTTTTACTTCTTCCTCTTTATACATTTTTTTTGACAAAAAAAGATTTAGGTGAGTACGATATATTTATAACAACAATCACATTATTTGTTCCTCTGGTTTCTTTACAGATATCTGACGCTGCTTATCGTTGGTTGATTGATAAAGATAAAGAAAACGAGTATCTAAAAAAACAAATAATCACTAATACGATGCTTGCATTTGGAGCAGGCTTTTTTTTGTTTTCGGTATTTCTGTTAATTTACTCTGAATTGGAAACGTTTAGATACAAAGGTTATTTTTTTTCTCTAATGTTTCTGAATTGCTTGTTACCAATATTACAAAGTATTTTAAGAGGAGAAGGACATACTAAAAAGTTTGCGGTTAATGGACTTTTAACTACATTTTTAGTAATTGTTTTTAATGTATTGTTTATATATGTATTGCACTTAAAAGTAGAAGGTATTTTGCTTGCAAATGTAATAGCATACACAGTCGCATGCTTGTTGATTTTATTTCAAATTAATATATTGAAGTATTTTTCTTTTCAAGCTTTAAATAAAGAATTATTGAAAGAAATGTGCCGTTATTCACTACCGCTTATTCCTAATTTGATGAGTTGGTGGGTAATAGGTTCCGCAAGTAAATTTATTATATTGCATTACTTAGGAGCAGAAGCAAACGGTGTCTATGCAATTTCTTCAAGATTTCCGTCCATTATTGTAATAGTAAATTCAATATTTGTTTTGCCTATTCAAGATGGGTTTCTTAAAAAGGATATCAAACTTGAAGATTTTAGTAAACTATTGGTTTATTTTTTCAAAATAGAATTTAGTATTATTGTGATCCTTATTGTCGGGGCACCTATTTACACAAAGTATATTGTTAATTCTGAATTTTATGAGTCTTGGAGATTTATGCCTTTTTTATATTTAGGAGTTGGGTTTAATACTTTGGCTGCATTAATAAGTCTTATTTATCAGAAAAGTAGAGCAACTGCAAAAATAACTTTAACAACAATACTTGGAGGTGCCATATCTATCGGTCTGTGTTTTTTATTAGTTCATAGATGGGGTTTATATGGGATATCAATTTCTTATTTTCTTGGCTTTTTTATAATATACTTGTTAAGATATTTTGATTTGAAAAAAGAGCTGAATCTTAAGATAAATATATTTTATTGTATAATTGCTTTAATTGCTATAATTGCATTGATTTTTTTAATGAATATTTTAAAATTTCAATACCAATTAATTTTATTTTTTATAGTGTCAGGTTTAATTGTATACCTCAATAAAAATTTAATGTTAAGATATTTAAAGAAATGA
- the rfbB gene encoding dTDP-glucose 4,6-dehydratase, whose amino-acid sequence MKKILITGGAGFIGSHVVRRFVTKYPQYQIYNLDALTYAGNLENIKDIKDYPNYTFIKGDITDEAFINNLFSIHQFEGVLHLAAESHVDRSIEDPLIFVKTNVIGTMNLLNAAKNQWKSNFEGRRFYHISTDEVYGSLGTEGLFTETTPYDPNSPYSASKASSDHFVRAYGETYGLPYVLTNCSNNYGPYHFPEKLIPLFINNIINNKSLPVYGDGNYTRDWLFVEDHAIAIDLVFHEGKNHETYNIGGFNEWKNIDLVKLLCEIMDQKLGRDIGTSKKLISFVKDRPGHDLRYAIDASKISKELGWKPSVTFEEGLEKTVNWYLNNNKWLQNITSGAYKDYYQKQYS is encoded by the coding sequence ATGAAAAAGATTCTTATTACTGGAGGTGCAGGTTTTATTGGATCACATGTAGTTAGACGGTTTGTAACTAAATATCCTCAATATCAAATTTATAATTTAGATGCCTTAACATATGCAGGGAATCTTGAAAATATTAAAGATATTAAAGATTATCCTAATTATACATTTATAAAAGGAGATATCACAGATGAAGCTTTTATAAATAATCTTTTTTCAATTCACCAATTTGAAGGTGTTCTACATTTAGCAGCTGAATCACATGTTGATCGTTCTATTGAAGATCCTTTAATATTTGTTAAGACAAATGTTATAGGAACAATGAATTTATTAAATGCAGCTAAAAATCAATGGAAAAGCAATTTTGAAGGTAGACGTTTTTATCATATAAGTACTGATGAAGTATATGGTTCATTAGGCACTGAAGGACTTTTTACTGAAACGACACCTTATGACCCAAATTCACCTTACTCTGCTTCAAAAGCAAGTTCTGATCATTTTGTAAGAGCTTATGGAGAAACTTACGGGTTGCCATATGTTTTGACTAATTGCTCGAATAATTATGGACCTTATCATTTTCCTGAAAAACTAATTCCACTTTTTATAAATAATATTATAAATAATAAGTCATTGCCAGTTTATGGAGATGGTAATTATACACGGGATTGGTTATTTGTAGAAGATCACGCTATTGCAATAGATTTAGTTTTTCACGAAGGAAAAAATCACGAAACTTATAATATTGGTGGTTTTAACGAATGGAAAAATATAGATCTTGTCAAACTACTCTGCGAAATCATGGATCAAAAACTAGGAAGAGACATTGGAACTTCTAAAAAACTAATAAGTTTTGTAAAAGATAGACCAGGACATGATTTGCGTTATGCCATTGATGCTTCAAAAATTAGCAAAGAATTAGGTTGGAAACCCTCTGTGACTTTTGAAGAAGGTTTAGAAAAAACGGTCAATTGGTATCTTAATAATAATAAGTGGCTCCAAAATATTACTTCAGGGGCTTACAAAGATTATTACCAAAAACAATACTCATAA
- a CDS encoding mannose-1-phosphate guanylyltransferase — protein METSNSIIHVILTGGVGSRLWPLSRKSQPKQYLEIFEGKSLFEMTVDRNSHLANKVMVVGNVDNHHLSGKVMNKTKTSYTNIVEATPRNTAAAIAFAAFASDPEDILIVTPSDHIIGKMEDYDKAINEAILKAKEGFIVTFGIIPTKPETGYGYIESKGDKVVSFREKPNKTTAKEFISRGNFLWNSGMFCFKAGVLLDELKQFQPDVYEKSKTVWESSKEGFLDLDLSFEIPSISIDYAVMERSKKIKVVPASFSWSDLGSFESVYDYLVLKGHPIDNNGNMVIGTEKHTTFLGLKNTIFVYTDSANLILQKENSQDVKDLYGELERQNSELLN, from the coding sequence ATGGAAACAAGTAATTCAATCATACATGTTATTTTGACTGGCGGAGTTGGTAGCAGATTATGGCCACTTTCGCGTAAAAGTCAACCTAAACAGTACCTAGAGATATTTGAAGGGAAATCTTTGTTTGAAATGACGGTTGATCGTAATAGTCATTTAGCAAATAAAGTTATGGTAGTTGGTAATGTAGATAATCATCATCTAAGTGGTAAAGTGATGAATAAGACCAAAACGTCTTACACGAATATTGTTGAGGCGACACCAAGAAATACTGCCGCTGCAATTGCTTTCGCTGCATTTGCCTCTGATCCGGAAGATATTTTAATTGTAACTCCATCGGATCATATTATTGGGAAAATGGAAGATTATGATAAAGCTATAAATGAAGCTATTTTAAAAGCAAAAGAAGGATTTATTGTAACTTTTGGGATTATTCCAACCAAGCCCGAAACTGGATATGGTTATATTGAATCGAAAGGAGACAAGGTTGTTTCATTTCGTGAAAAGCCAAATAAAACTACGGCTAAAGAGTTTATTTCAAGAGGTAATTTTTTATGGAATAGCGGAATGTTTTGTTTTAAAGCAGGAGTTTTACTTGATGAATTAAAACAATTTCAACCTGATGTATATGAAAAATCTAAAACAGTTTGGGAGTCAAGTAAAGAAGGTTTTCTGGATTTAGATTTGTCTTTTGAGATTCCATCAATTAGTATTGATTATGCTGTTATGGAGCGAAGTAAAAAAATCAAGGTAGTTCCTGCTTCATTTTCTTGGTCAGATCTGGGTTCGTTTGAGTCAGTTTATGATTATTTAGTCTTAAAAGGACATCCTATTGATAACAATGGAAATATGGTTATTGGTACGGAAAAACATACGACATTTTTAGGATTAAAAAATACTATTTTTGTCTACACAGATAGTGCAAATTTAATATTGCAGAAAGAAAACTCGCAGGACGTAAAAGATTTATATGGCGAACTGGAAAGACAAAATTCAGAATTATTAAATTAA
- a CDS encoding acyltransferase encodes MKRLLKKLNKSGSNNSISSSIVIYYPERVSLGNFIYIGPNAEINGLGGVEIMNGVIIGPNLVLHSANHSFKDSKYIPYDETFDFRKVTIGENVWIGGNVIITPGSNIGEGCIVGAGCVVSGTIPPLSIVVGNPCRVIKSRDSEHYYRLKKENKIYLKEKLERKLQPQINLNYNE; translated from the coding sequence TTGAAACGATTATTAAAGAAGCTAAACAAAAGTGGTAGTAATAATAGTATCAGCTCTTCTATCGTAATTTATTATCCAGAGCGTGTGTCTTTAGGTAATTTTATTTATATCGGTCCCAATGCCGAAATTAATGGATTGGGAGGAGTTGAAATAATGAATGGTGTAATCATTGGACCAAATTTGGTTTTACACTCGGCAAATCATTCGTTTAAGGATTCTAAGTATATTCCATATGATGAAACTTTTGACTTTAGAAAAGTAACAATTGGAGAAAATGTTTGGATAGGCGGAAATGTAATAATAACTCCAGGCAGTAATATTGGTGAGGGTTGTATTGTGGGTGCCGGATGTGTAGTTTCAGGAACAATTCCTCCGCTTTCAATAGTTGTTGGTAATCCATGTAGAGTTATAAAAAGCAGAGATTCTGAGCATTATTATAGACTTAAAAAAGAAAATAAAATTTATCTGAAAGAAAAGTTGGAAAGAAAACTTCAACCCCAGATAAATCTTAATTATAATGAATGA
- a CDS encoding FAD-dependent oxidoreductase, which produces MYCIKLRLIAVLLFCSFFHSSCSKDNDDLVNIKPILHFDTTTGVKDIDVTKEYDVVVYGGTVSGIMAAAEVIKSGKNVLLIKPLNTALGGMTANGLGATDVLNNSILGGATRDFYKSIKEYYGNSNSWFGGNPGGYARYTYDGDIMIWFEPKAAQYVLRDFIVNNAIPILHNQRLDLDKGVTKNDLNAITSITMESGLKIKGKMFIDATYEGDLMAKAGVSYTIGRESNSQYNERTSGVQRIANSNRNQLPDGIKHFGTDFPLNLPGNGTGDKKIQAYCYRMCLTNESRNRIQIEKPADYNEDDYNILFEYLKTYQGNTFFDLVPMPNYKTDSNNFGPVSTDYVGKNYKYPDANYAEREMIIADHKRYQIGLLWTLANHPNVPARIRDFYKEWGLPKDEFVDNGNWPNQLYIREGRRMISEYIMTERNCTGQIVADRPVALGDYAMDSHIVQRYIDNNGNIKNEGQFMAGTPKPYPIDYRSIVPKKAQCTNLFVPVCLSASRTAYSSIRMEPVYMSLGQAAGAAAVLAINNGTTVQDLPYDVLRSALLEKKMVL; this is translated from the coding sequence ATGTATTGTATAAAATTACGTTTGATTGCAGTTTTATTATTTTGTTCTTTTTTTCACTCGTCTTGCTCAAAAGATAATGACGATTTGGTGAATATAAAACCCATTTTACATTTTGATACTACTACGGGAGTAAAGGATATAGATGTAACTAAAGAATATGATGTGGTAGTGTATGGCGGAACAGTTTCCGGTATAATGGCTGCTGCCGAGGTTATAAAATCCGGAAAAAATGTTTTGCTTATTAAACCTTTAAATACTGCATTAGGTGGAATGACTGCGAATGGTCTTGGTGCCACAGATGTATTAAATAACAGTATATTAGGAGGGGCAACAAGAGATTTTTATAAATCCATAAAAGAGTATTACGGTAACTCTAATAGTTGGTTTGGTGGTAATCCAGGAGGATATGCAAGATATACGTATGATGGAGATATCATGATTTGGTTTGAACCCAAAGCAGCTCAGTATGTTTTGCGAGACTTCATTGTTAATAATGCTATTCCAATTTTACATAATCAAAGACTTGATTTAGATAAAGGAGTTACTAAAAATGACTTGAATGCTATTACTTCCATAACAATGGAATCGGGTCTGAAAATAAAAGGAAAAATGTTTATTGATGCTACCTATGAAGGAGATCTTATGGCAAAAGCAGGTGTTTCATATACTATTGGCAGAGAAAGTAATAGTCAATACAATGAACGAACCAGTGGTGTTCAAAGGATTGCAAATAGCAATAGAAATCAATTGCCGGACGGAATAAAACATTTTGGTACAGATTTTCCGTTAAACTTGCCTGGAAACGGAACAGGAGATAAAAAGATACAAGCATATTGTTATAGAATGTGTCTAACCAACGAAAGTCGAAATAGGATACAAATAGAAAAACCTGCTGATTATAATGAAGATGATTATAATATACTTTTCGAATATCTTAAAACCTATCAGGGAAATACTTTTTTTGATTTAGTACCAATGCCAAATTATAAAACGGATTCAAATAATTTTGGACCAGTTTCGACTGATTACGTGGGTAAAAATTACAAATATCCAGATGCAAATTATGCAGAAAGAGAAATGATAATTGCTGATCATAAACGCTATCAGATAGGACTTTTGTGGACTTTAGCAAATCACCCGAATGTTCCCGCCAGAATTCGTGATTTTTATAAAGAATGGGGATTACCAAAAGATGAATTTGTGGATAATGGTAATTGGCCAAATCAATTGTATATTAGAGAAGGACGTAGAATGATCAGTGAATACATTATGACAGAGAGAAATTGTACAGGTCAAATTGTTGCGGACCGACCAGTAGCATTGGGAGATTATGCAATGGATTCACATATAGTTCAACGTTACATAGATAATAACGGAAATATTAAGAATGAAGGTCAATTTATGGCCGGAACTCCTAAACCTTATCCAATTGATTATCGATCAATTGTACCCAAAAAAGCACAATGCACAAATCTATTTGTTCCTGTTTGTTTATCTGCATCACGAACTGCATATAGTTCCATTAGAATGGAACCTGTGTATATGTCTTTGGGACAAGCTGCCGGTGCAGCAGCAGTATTGGCTATAAATAACGGAACAACTGTGCAGGATTTGCCTTATGATGTTTTAAGAAGTGCATTGTTGGAGAAGAAGATGGTATTATAA
- a CDS encoding SLBB domain-containing protein codes for MKKTTYVFTLFFILLLSLNVHAQDMFKSKDLSSIKVDYLSQEDLVKIASQLKSNNMTIDDAEPIALSKGMSQDEFDKLRAKLKDISSTSGNDSKVNSLKNNKSEFGRNQEKIVNVKVKDSANALIFGSELFDNPSLNFEPDLKLATPMNYTLGPGDELQVSVYGVQEYSASIPVSVEGKIVIENVGQISVSGMSIEAATQKIKAAIAKVYSTVRSGQSQVSISLTQIRTIKVTIVGGKQPGNYSISSLATVYNALHLAGGPGKNGSYRNIELIRNNKVYKKIDIYKFIVKGDQSDNVSLKDNDVVRIPAYNDRVTVEGEVKRPGIFEMKQGETFTDLLGFASGFNEFAYTASVNVVQKTGKEFKVHDINESDFNNYNPKSGDVFKITKILNRFENRIKIEGAVFRPDYYSYSNEMRVSDLITRAEGLKEDAYTKRARIIRLKSDLTTEIVNVDLNAAMSGDLNADVKLKREDIVTVYSILDFREEYKVTIDGEVKKPGVYDYYENLTLNDLIVEVGGLTGSASKRVEIARMIKSDVIVENDPKRIELVELEITAENNEQIKNFILKPFDVINIRRIAVYEKPEMVTVSGAVAYPGKYVLANKKESVYNIVMRAGGVTSIANVDGVKIKRPINQDQIEEIESVDLNLAKTKTDTVGSNDKLAKKLKDDLKFATIPVNWEKIVKDKNHYSNVTLFPGDEITVATFNEGVKVTGNVLLTSEIPYRSGKGFKYYINSVGGVDNKGWKKKAYIIYPNGKASVTESFLFFRAYPKVTPGSQIVVPEKPETKRMSTGEWVSIGSVLTSLALLIVTAFK; via the coding sequence ATGAAAAAAACAACTTACGTTTTTACTCTGTTTTTTATTTTATTACTCTCTTTAAATGTACATGCACAAGACATGTTTAAATCTAAAGATTTAAGTAGTATTAAAGTTGATTATTTATCTCAAGAAGATCTTGTTAAAATTGCTTCTCAATTAAAAAGCAATAATATGACTATAGATGACGCAGAACCTATAGCGCTTTCAAAAGGCATGAGTCAGGATGAGTTTGACAAGTTACGAGCTAAGTTGAAAGATATATCAAGTACATCCGGAAATGATAGTAAAGTTAATTCTTTAAAAAACAATAAATCTGAATTTGGAAGAAATCAGGAAAAAATTGTCAATGTTAAAGTAAAAGACTCAGCTAATGCCTTAATTTTTGGTTCTGAACTTTTTGATAATCCGAGTTTGAATTTTGAACCTGATTTGAAATTGGCAACACCAATGAATTATACTTTAGGACCTGGAGATGAATTGCAAGTTAGTGTATATGGAGTTCAAGAGTATAGCGCAAGTATACCAGTTAGTGTAGAAGGAAAGATTGTTATTGAAAATGTTGGGCAAATTTCAGTTTCAGGAATGTCGATCGAAGCTGCAACTCAAAAAATTAAAGCTGCAATTGCCAAAGTTTATAGTACAGTGAGATCTGGACAATCACAGGTTAGTATCAGTCTGACTCAAATAAGAACTATAAAAGTTACCATTGTTGGAGGAAAACAACCGGGGAATTATTCGATTTCTTCATTGGCGACAGTTTATAATGCTTTGCATTTGGCTGGAGGACCGGGGAAGAATGGAAGCTACCGAAATATAGAGTTAATTCGTAATAATAAAGTTTATAAAAAAATTGATATTTATAAATTTATAGTAAAAGGAGATCAATCTGATAATGTTAGTTTAAAAGATAACGACGTTGTTAGGATTCCTGCTTACAATGATAGGGTAACTGTTGAAGGAGAAGTTAAACGTCCTGGGATTTTTGAAATGAAACAAGGCGAGACGTTTACTGATTTATTAGGCTTTGCTTCAGGATTTAATGAATTTGCATATACAGCCTCAGTAAATGTCGTACAAAAGACAGGAAAAGAATTCAAAGTTCACGATATTAATGAAAGTGATTTTAATAATTACAATCCAAAATCAGGGGATGTTTTTAAGATTACCAAAATCTTAAACCGATTTGAAAATCGTATTAAAATTGAAGGTGCCGTTTTTAGACCAGATTACTATTCTTATAGTAATGAAATGAGAGTTTCAGATCTTATTACCAGAGCAGAAGGGCTTAAAGAGGACGCCTATACAAAAAGAGCAAGAATCATTCGTCTAAAATCTGATTTGACAACAGAAATTGTAAATGTAGATTTAAATGCTGCTATGTCAGGAGATTTAAACGCAGATGTAAAGTTAAAAAGAGAAGATATTGTAACTGTTTATTCTATTTTAGATTTTAGAGAAGAATATAAGGTAACGATTGACGGTGAGGTAAAAAAACCAGGAGTGTATGATTATTATGAAAATCTTACATTGAATGATTTAATTGTTGAAGTGGGTGGATTAACCGGTTCAGCATCTAAAAGGGTAGAAATCGCCAGAATGATAAAATCTGATGTAATAGTTGAGAATGATCCCAAACGTATTGAACTGGTAGAGCTTGAGATTACTGCAGAAAATAATGAGCAAATCAAAAATTTTATTTTAAAGCCTTTTGATGTGATTAACATTCGCAGAATAGCTGTTTATGAAAAACCAGAGATGGTAACAGTTAGTGGAGCTGTTGCATATCCGGGAAAATATGTTTTGGCAAATAAAAAAGAAAGCGTTTATAATATTGTAATGCGTGCAGGTGGTGTAACATCAATTGCTAATGTTGATGGTGTCAAAATTAAAAGGCCAATTAATCAAGATCAGATTGAAGAAATTGAAAGCGTAGATTTAAATTTGGCTAAAACTAAAACCGATACTGTAGGTTCAAACGATAAACTAGCAAAAAAATTAAAGGATGATTTAAAATTTGCAACGATTCCGGTTAATTGGGAAAAAATTGTAAAAGATAAAAATCACTATTCGAATGTTACTTTGTTTCCAGGTGATGAAATTACAGTAGCAACTTTTAATGAAGGTGTTAAAGTAACTGGAAATGTTTTGCTTACTTCGGAAATCCCTTACAGAAGCGGAAAAGGATTTAAATACTATATAAATTCTGTTGGTGGTGTCGATAATAAAGGATGGAAGAAAAAAGCTTATATTATATATCCAAATGGAAAAGCTTCTGTTACAGAGTCATTTCTGTTTTTTAGAGCCTATCCTAAAGTAACTCCAGGTTCTCAGATTGTGGTACCGGAAAAACCGGAAACCAAGAGAATGAGCACAGGAGAATGGGTTAGCATCGGCAGTGTTCTAACTAGTTTAGCATTATTAATTGTAACAGCTTTCAAATAG
- the wecB gene encoding UDP-N-acetylglucosamine 2-epimerase (non-hydrolyzing) has translation MKIKNLIIFGTRPEAIKMAPLVKEFEKNKNDFESKVCVTAQHREMLDQVLDFFEIVPDYDLNLMKANQDLFSLTADIITELKAVLEDFKPDYVYVHGDTTTTMAASIAAFYSGAKVCHVEAGLRTYDKRSPFPEEINRQVTGRIADFHFAPTNASKENLLAENVSPDSILVTGNTVIDALLESVVIVDSIDNQEIDFLKTIVDSSKKLILVTGHRRENHGKGFIDICEALREIAMQHPDVQIVYPVHLNPNVKKPVYEILSNISNIKLISPLAYPAFVWLMKQSYLIITDSGGVQEEAPSLGKPVLVMRNTTERPEAVDAGTVILVGTDKERIISEANDLLLNLDRYQQMSALHNPYGDGNACKRIVEFIRTN, from the coding sequence ATGAAAATTAAGAATTTAATCATATTTGGAACTAGACCGGAAGCCATTAAAATGGCTCCTTTAGTAAAAGAATTTGAAAAAAATAAAAATGATTTTGAATCAAAAGTTTGTGTAACAGCACAACATCGTGAAATGTTAGATCAGGTGTTGGATTTTTTTGAAATTGTTCCTGATTATGACTTAAATTTAATGAAAGCTAATCAGGATTTGTTTTCTTTAACAGCAGATATTATTACTGAATTAAAAGCTGTTTTAGAAGATTTTAAGCCAGATTACGTTTATGTTCATGGAGATACAACCACAACTATGGCCGCAAGTATTGCGGCTTTTTATTCAGGAGCAAAAGTTTGCCATGTAGAAGCTGGATTACGTACATATGATAAGCGTTCACCGTTTCCTGAAGAAATTAATCGACAAGTTACTGGACGAATTGCTGATTTTCATTTTGCGCCTACAAATGCTTCAAAAGAAAACTTATTGGCCGAGAATGTTAGTCCGGATAGTATATTAGTTACAGGAAATACTGTAATTGATGCATTATTAGAAAGTGTAGTAATTGTTGACTCAATAGATAATCAGGAAATTGATTTTCTAAAGACAATCGTCGATTCATCTAAAAAACTAATCTTGGTAACCGGTCACCGACGTGAAAATCATGGAAAGGGATTTATAGATATTTGTGAAGCTTTAAGAGAAATTGCAATGCAGCATCCGGATGTTCAAATTGTCTATCCAGTACATTTAAATCCAAATGTAAAAAAACCTGTATACGAGATTTTATCAAATATTTCTAATATAAAATTAATTAGTCCTCTAGCTTATCCTGCGTTTGTTTGGTTAATGAAACAATCATATTTGATTATTACTGATTCTGGCGGAGTACAAGAAGAGGCACCTAGTTTAGGGAAACCTGTTTTAGTAATGAGAAATACCACAGAAAGACCAGAAGCTGTTGATGCAGGTACTGTAATTTTAGTTGGTACTGATAAAGAAAGAATAATTTCTGAAGCAAATGATTTATTACTAAATCTCGATCGCTATCAGCAAATGAGTGCTTTGCATAATCCATATGGAGATGGTAATGCATGCAAAAGAATAGTTGAATTCATACGCACAAATTAA
- a CDS encoding lipopolysaccharide biosynthesis protein, translating into MENKTIENDEISLKEFLETIREWFTYLLSNWKIILIAGFAGALLGFIYSAVKKPTYIATLSFAMEDEKSGGGGLGGALGLASTLGLDIGGSGGSIFTGANLTELFKSRTMVEQTLMSPVEVSGKSISLAEMYIQNNEWRKSWENNPRFKSIQFLPNMKRQDFTRVHDSILGKIYENLSKGDLNVDQKDKKISIINMQVSSKNELFAKYFCEALVRQVGKFYIDTKSKKARINMDILERQTDSIRGELNGAITGVAVANDNTFNLNPALNVRRTPSAKRQVDVQANIAILTELVKQAELAKVTLRRETPLIQVIDRPILPLKKDQLGKMKGMVIGSFLFVFICAIFFIVKKYIKEALNS; encoded by the coding sequence ATGGAGAATAAAACTATTGAAAATGACGAAATTTCGTTAAAAGAATTCCTTGAAACAATAAGAGAATGGTTTACTTATTTGCTTTCAAACTGGAAAATTATTTTAATAGCAGGGTTCGCTGGAGCTTTATTGGGCTTCATATATTCTGCTGTTAAAAAGCCAACATATATAGCAACATTGTCCTTTGCAATGGAAGATGAAAAATCTGGAGGAGGAGGATTAGGTGGTGCATTAGGTTTAGCAAGTACCCTTGGTTTGGACATTGGGGGTAGTGGAGGCAGTATTTTTACAGGAGCTAATTTGACAGAATTATTTAAATCTCGGACAATGGTTGAACAAACACTAATGAGTCCGGTTGAAGTAAGTGGGAAATCAATTTCATTAGCCGAAATGTATATACAAAATAATGAATGGAGAAAAAGTTGGGAGAATAATCCAAGATTTAAAAGTATACAATTCCTGCCAAATATGAAACGTCAGGATTTTACAAGAGTTCATGATAGTATTTTAGGTAAAATTTATGAAAATTTGTCCAAAGGAGATTTAAATGTTGATCAAAAAGACAAGAAAATCTCTATAATCAATATGCAGGTTTCATCAAAGAATGAATTGTTTGCCAAATATTTTTGCGAAGCTTTAGTAAGACAAGTGGGTAAATTTTACATCGATACTAAAAGTAAAAAGGCTCGTATTAATATGGATATTTTAGAGAGGCAAACCGACTCTATTCGTGGGGAACTTAATGGAGCTATTACTGGTGTTGCAGTTGCAAATGATAATACTTTTAATCTTAATCCCGCTTTAAATGTTAGAAGAACGCCATCAGCAAAAAGACAAGTAGATGTGCAGGCAAATATTGCAATTTTGACCGAATTAGTAAAACAGGCAGAACTGGCAAAAGTTACTTTGCGTAGAGAAACTCCATTAATTCAAGTAATTGACAGACCCATTTTACCGCTAAAGAAAGATCAATTAGGTAAGATGAAAGGGATGGTAATCGGCTCTTTTCTTTTCGTATTTATTTGTGCTATATTTTTTATCGTGAAAAAATATATTAAAGAAGCATTGAATAGTTAA